One bacterium DNA segment encodes these proteins:
- the tgt gene encoding tRNA guanosine(34) transglycosylase Tgt: MELSGIFQVEGTCGRARAGRLALPHGDVPTPVFMPVGTRASVKTLDSRDLQELEVRMLLGNSYHLYLRPGTEILRRAGGLHRFMRWPGPILTDSGGFQVYSLGELRKLKEEGVEFRSHLDGSRHLFTPESVVEIQRDLGSDIMMQLDECPPGQCSEEYAARSLELSARWAGRARRAWLGGAPRHGFPQALFPIVQGGVHEDLRRRSMELLLQDPWPGIAIGGLSVGEAKTDMRRVTDLCGRLLPAELPRYLMGVGTPEDILESIALGVDMFDCVLPTRNARKGTLFTTQGRFAARSARHREAFDQPLDPDCDCLTCRTYDRAHLRHLFHVEEFSAMRLGTLHNLRYFLRLVEGARQAILAGGYPAYVERCLAPYRGAGADEENARIQ; this comes from the coding sequence ATGGAATTGAGCGGCATCTTCCAGGTGGAGGGCACCTGCGGCCGGGCCAGGGCGGGACGGCTGGCGCTGCCGCACGGCGACGTCCCCACGCCCGTCTTCATGCCTGTCGGCACGCGGGCCAGCGTCAAAACCCTGGACAGCCGGGACCTCCAGGAGCTGGAGGTGCGCATGCTGCTGGGAAACAGCTACCACCTCTATTTGCGGCCGGGGACGGAGATCCTGCGCCGGGCCGGCGGCCTGCACCGCTTCATGCGCTGGCCGGGACCCATCCTGACGGATTCCGGCGGCTTCCAGGTCTACAGTCTGGGCGAGCTGCGCAAGCTGAAGGAGGAGGGCGTCGAGTTCCGCAGCCACCTGGATGGCAGCCGCCATCTCTTCACGCCGGAGTCCGTGGTGGAGATCCAGCGTGACCTGGGCAGCGACATCATGATGCAGCTGGATGAGTGTCCGCCCGGCCAGTGCAGCGAGGAATACGCCGCCCGCAGCCTGGAACTGAGTGCCCGCTGGGCCGGTCGGGCCCGCCGCGCTTGGCTCGGGGGGGCACCCCGCCATGGGTTTCCGCAGGCACTTTTTCCCATCGTGCAAGGCGGTGTCCACGAGGATCTGCGGCGCCGTTCCATGGAATTGCTGCTGCAGGATCCGTGGCCCGGCATTGCCATCGGCGGCCTGTCCGTCGGCGAGGCGAAGACCGACATGCGGCGCGTGACGGATTTGTGCGGGCGACTGCTGCCCGCCGAACTGCCCCGCTATCTGATGGGTGTGGGAACACCGGAGGACATCCTCGAGAGCATCGCCCTGGGCGTGGACATGTTCGACTGCGTCCTGCCCACGCGCAATGCCCGCAAGGGGACGCTGTTCACCACCCAGGGCCGCTTCGCCGCCCGTTCCGCCCGCCATCGCGAGGCTTTCGACCAGCCGCTGGACCCAGACTGCGATTGCCTGACCTGCCGCACCTACGATCGCGCCCACCTGCGCCACCTCTTCCACGTGGAGGAGTTCAGCGCCATGCGATTGGGCACCCTGCACAACCTGCGCTATTTCCTGCGCCTCGTCGAAGGGGCCCGGCAGGCCATCCTGGCGGGCGGGTACCCGGCCTACGTCGAGCGCTGCCTGGCTCCCTACCGCGGGGCCGGCGCCGACGAGGAGAATGCGCGGATCCAGTGA
- a CDS encoding MGMT family protein, whose translation MDRISVLHRMCGIMAGIPPGKVLSYGRLAELAGAPGQARLAAWLCRHLPAPDMPWHRVLSADGRSRIPDEAARREQFERLWLEDVPFRASEQVDMALASWCPQDEVRDMPPAGF comes from the coding sequence GTGGATCGCATCAGCGTCCTCCATCGCATGTGTGGCATCATGGCGGGCATTCCGCCGGGCAAGGTGTTGAGCTATGGCCGTCTGGCCGAACTGGCCGGGGCGCCGGGCCAGGCGCGATTGGCCGCCTGGTTGTGCCGGCATCTGCCTGCGCCGGACATGCCCTGGCACCGTGTCCTGTCGGCCGATGGCCGCAGCCGCATTCCGGACGAGGCCGCCCGGCGGGAACAGTTCGAGCGGCTCTGGCTGGAGGACGTCCCTTTCCGGGCCTCGGAGCAGGTGGACATGGCCCTGGCCTCCTGGTGCCCGCAGGACGAGGTGCGGGACATGCCGCCGGCCGGATTTTGA